The nucleotide sequence AAGAAGAAGCCGTATTGATCAACGGTGAAAAACTGGGCATCAACTTCACCAGCTATTCCTTCAATAATGATGAAACCAAAGCACTAGTAGCCACTGAAGTAGAAAGTATCTATAGAAGATCTACCAAAGGCATTTTTTATGTAATTGACCTAGCTACAGGTGCTAGCCAAAAATTGATGAATGGAGAAAAAATTTCTTATGCCACACTCTCTCCTGACAATAGCAAGGTCGCCTTTGTAAAGGACAATAACCTTTACTATATCAGTCTAGAGGACAATACTGTACACCAGATCACCCGTGATGGAAAGTGGAACCATATTATCAATGGCTCAGCTGACTGGGTCTATGAAGAAGAATTCTCCATGGCGCAAGCGTTTAAATGGTCTCCTGACGGAAAGAAGATCGCCTTTATCCGATTTGATGAATCAGAAGTACCTGAATACAATATGCAGCTTTGGGGACCGCTTTATCCTAAGGATTATAAGTTCAAATATCCGAAAGCAGGTGAGAAAAATTCTGAGGTAAGTATTCATGTATATGACTTGGACCAAGAAGAAACTGTAACTATCGAATCAGGACAAGAAAAAGATATCTATCTCCCTCGTATTTACTGGACTGGTGGTGAAAATAATACACTGGCCTTTATCAGGCTAAATAGACTTCAAAACCAGCTGGATTTGTTCCATGCTGATGCCACCACCGGTAAAAGCAAGATTATTTTGACTGAGACCTCGGAAACCTATGTGGATATGGACTATAATGACAACCTATTGTACCTATCCGATGGTAAAGGATTTATTAGAACTTCCGAACAAGATGGTCATAAACATATTTACCACCATGATATGAACGGTAAATTGATCCAACAAATTACTGAGGGAAATTGGGAAGTAACTGAAATGGTGGGCGTAGACGAAAAGTCAAAAAAGATCTACTATATCTCTACCGAGAAGTCACCATTAGAAAGAAATCTGTATGCTATCAAATTGAATGGTAAAGGCAAATCCGAGCTCACACCCACCCAAGGCACCCACGCCATCAATATGAGCCCAGATTTCAAATACTATATTGATTATTTCTCTACTGCGAACAGCCCCCTACACATTACCTTGAATACTTCAAAAGGCAAAACCATCAAAGTATTGGAAGACAATAGTGAATTGGTAGAAAGATTAGGTGAGTATGCATTAAGCGAAAAAGAGTTCTTCGAATTCCCAACTGTAGATGGTACTCCGTTAAATGCTTATATGATTAAGCCGGCTGATTTTGACCAAAGTAAACAATACCCTGTTTTAATGTACGTATATGGTGGCCCAGGTTCCCAAAACGTTAAAAACTCATGGGGTGGAACCCGCGATTTCTGGCACCATCAGTTGGCTGCTGAAGGATATATCATTGTTTGTGTAGACAACAGAGGAACTGGCGCCAGAGGGCGTGACTTCAAACATGCCACTTATGCACAATTAGGCAATCTTGAAACGCAGGATCAAATCGCCGGAGCAAAATATTTAGGAGGTCTCCCATATGTGGACGCCAGCAGAATCGGCATTTGGGGCTGGTCATATGGTGGTTATATGTCTTCACTTTCTTTAATGTTAGGCCATGATGTATTCAAAACGGCCATTGCAGTAGCTCCAGTGACTACCTGGAGATACTATGACACTATTTATACTGAAAGGTATTTACAAACGCCACAGCAAAACGCTAGCGGTTATGATGATTTCAGTCCAATCAGCCATGTGAGCAAATTGGAAGGTAACTACTTATTGATCCATGGAACAGGTGATGATAATGTCCATTTCCAAAATTCAGTAGATTTGGTCAATGCTTTGATCAGCGCAGACAAGCAATTCGAAACTTTCTATTATCCAAATAGAAACCACGGTATTTACGGTGGCAATACCACTTGGCACCTTTATAACCTGATGACTGATTTTATCAAAAGAAAACTGTAAGAAATAAGTTCATAAGATAATTTTGAGAGGCCTTGGGAGAGAATAGTGTTTTTTTCCCAAGGCCTTTTATTTTGTCATCAAGTCACACATTGATTTTTAAGGCAAAAGCAGTTATATTGTTCAGTACTCAACCCAAAATTTCCATGAAAGAAAGACTAAACACATCCTTACATTCTTTAAGTCTAATTGCTGTAGGAGGCATGGCCGCATGGGCTGTTTTTTCCGGAGACCTAAGCAGCCAGAAACTAATGACCTACCTTATACTTTTTCTGGTGATCATAGAGATTTTCAGTTTGATTTTAATTG is from Echinicola marina and encodes:
- a CDS encoding S9 family peptidase, producing MNQVKLFAIMAIVMGMCYQGLAQQKKVSLESIFKEGVFAQKSVGGINWMKDGQYYSSLKREHGAPQVVKINVSTGEEEAVLINGEKLGINFTSYSFNNDETKALVATEVESIYRRSTKGIFYVIDLATGASQKLMNGEKISYATLSPDNSKVAFVKDNNLYYISLEDNTVHQITRDGKWNHIINGSADWVYEEEFSMAQAFKWSPDGKKIAFIRFDESEVPEYNMQLWGPLYPKDYKFKYPKAGEKNSEVSIHVYDLDQEETVTIESGQEKDIYLPRIYWTGGENNTLAFIRLNRLQNQLDLFHADATTGKSKIILTETSETYVDMDYNDNLLYLSDGKGFIRTSEQDGHKHIYHHDMNGKLIQQITEGNWEVTEMVGVDEKSKKIYYISTEKSPLERNLYAIKLNGKGKSELTPTQGTHAINMSPDFKYYIDYFSTANSPLHITLNTSKGKTIKVLEDNSELVERLGEYALSEKEFFEFPTVDGTPLNAYMIKPADFDQSKQYPVLMYVYGGPGSQNVKNSWGGTRDFWHHQLAAEGYIIVCVDNRGTGARGRDFKHATYAQLGNLETQDQIAGAKYLGGLPYVDASRIGIWGWSYGGYMSSLSLMLGHDVFKTAIAVAPVTTWRYYDTIYTERYLQTPQQNASGYDDFSPISHVSKLEGNYLLIHGTGDDNVHFQNSVDLVNALISADKQFETFYYPNRNHGIYGGNTTWHLYNLMTDFIKRKL